The following coding sequences lie in one Haemorhous mexicanus isolate bHaeMex1 chromosome 10, bHaeMex1.pri, whole genome shotgun sequence genomic window:
- the IFT80 gene encoding intraflagellar transport protein 80 homolog — translation MRLKTSLLKEPKHKDLVSCVGWTTADELFSCSDDHQVMKWNPVTSETTRVLKLPDDVYPLDLHWFPRGIGGKKQSQAESFVLTSSDGKFHLISKLGRVEKSVEAHCGAVLAGRWNYEGTALVTVGEDGQVKIWSKSGMLRSTLAQQGTPVYSVSWAPDSDKVLYTSGQQLIIKPLQPNAKVLQWKAHDGVVLKTDWNAVNGLILSAGEDCRYKVWDSFGRALFSSQPHEYPLTAIAWALDGELFAVGSFNTLRLCDKTGWSYALEKPNTGSIFAISWSIDGTQLAGACGNGQVIFAHVVEQHWEWQNFQITLMKRRTMKVHNVINDAVDLLEFRDRVIKASLSYGYLVVSTSLQCYVFSTRNWNTPLIFDLKEGTVSLILQAERHFLLVDGAGLYLYSYEGRLISSPKYPGLRTDVLSALTVSLSCDTLALRDKADEKVIYIFEALSGKPLGDGKPLTHKTEIVEIALDQKGLTSERKIAFIDKNRDLFITSVKRFGKEQKIVKIGTMVQSLAWNDSCNILCGIQDCRFTVWYYPNTVYVDKDLLPKTLYEKDASEFSRSGQIVSFVGSQVTIRRADGSLVHLHISPYAAILHGHVSSSRWQDGLRLCRFVKDQTLWACLAAMAVAHKDMSTAEIAYAAIGEIDKVQYINSIKELPSKESRLAHMLLFSGNCQEAETLLLQAGLVYQAIQININLYNWERALELAVKHRTHVDTVLAYRRKFLEDFGKKETNQRFLQYAEGLEVDWNKIKAKIEMEIAKERERAAASAAGRSSVTVQQ, via the exons ATGAGACTGAAGACTTCCCTTTTAAAGGAGCCAAA ACATAAGGACTTGGTGAGCTGTGTGGGCTGGACAACAGCTGATGAGCTGTTCTCCTGCAGCGATGACCACCAGGTCATGAAATGGAACCCAGTGACCAGCGAGACCACTCGGGTGCTGAAGCTGCCAGATGATGTCTATCCCTTAGATCTGCACTGGTTTCCCAGAGGCATTGGTGGCAAGAAGCAATCCCAGGCTGAGAGCTTTGTTCTGACCAGCTCTGATG ggaaattCCACTTGATTTCCAAGCTAGGAAGAGTGGAGAAAAGTGTAGAAGCACATTGTGGAGCTGTCCTTGCAGGAAGGTGGAATTATGAGGGAACAGCCCTGGTTACAG TTGGGGAAGATGGCCAAGTGAAAATCTGGTCTAAAAGTGGAATGCTGAGATCCACCTTGGCTCAGCAAG GAACTCCAGTGTACTCAGTGTCCTGGGCCCCTGACTCTGACAAAGTTCTCTACAcctcagggcagcagctgatCATTAAACCCCTCCAGCCAAATGCTAAAGTTCTGCAG TGGAAAGCCCACGATGGCGTGGTGTTGAAGACGGACTGGAATGCCGTGAACGGGCTGATCCTCTCTGCAGGGGAGGACTGCAGGTACAAG GTTTGGGACAGTTTTGGCCGTGCCCTgttcagctcccagccccacgaGTATCCCCTCACTGCCATAGCCTGGGCTCTGGATGGAGAATTGTTTGCTGTGGGCTCCTTCAACACTCTGCGTCTCTGTGATAAAACTGGG TGGTCTTATGCCCTGGAGAAGCCCAACACTGGCAGCATTTTTGCCATTTCCTGGTCAATCGATGGCACCCAGCTGGCAGGAGCCTGTGGGAATGGCCAGGTCATCTTTGCCCACGTggtggagcagcactgggagtgGCAAAACTTCCAAATTACCTTAATGAAGAGAAGAACCATGAAG gtgcaCAATGTCATCAACGACGCCGTGGATTTGTTGGAATTCCGGGACAGGGTCATCAAAGCCTCCCTGAGTTATGGATACTTGGTGGTCTCCACCTCCCTGCAGTGCTACGTGTTCTC GACAAGGAACTGGAACACTCCATTGATTTTTGACCTGAAGGAAGGAACTGTGAGTTTGATTCTCCAAGCAGAAAG gCATTTTCTTCTGGTGGATGGTGCAGGACTTTATTTATATTCCTATGAAGGCAGATTGATTTCCTCTCCCAAGTACCCAGGCCTGAGGACAGATGTTCTGAGTGCCCTGACAGTGTCCCTGAGCTGTGACACCCTGGCCCTGAGGGACAAGGCTGATGAGAAGG ttatCTACATCTTTGAAGCTTTATCTGGGAAGCCACTGGGGGATGGCAAACCTCTGACCCACAAG ACAGAGATTGTGGAGATTGCTTTGGACCAGAAAGGACTGACAAGTGagagaaaaattgcttttattgaTAAGAACAGAGATCTTTTCATCACCTCGGTGAAAAGGTTTGGGAAAGAGCAGAAGATTGTCAAAATAG GGACCATGGTGCAGAGTTTGGCGTGGAATGACAGCTGCAACATCCTCTGTGGCATCCAGGACTGCAGGTTCACAGTCTGGTACTACCCCAACACGGTCTACGTGGATAAAGACCTTCTCCCAAAAACCCTCTATGAAAAAGATGCCAG TGAGTTCAGCAGGAGCGGGCAGATCGTGAGCTTTGTGGGCAGCCAGGTGACCATCAGGAGGGCAGATGGCTCCCTGGTGCACCTGCACATCTCGCCCTACGCCGCCATCCTGCACGGCCACGTCAGCTCCTCCCGCTGGCAGGACGGGCTCAGGCTCTGCAGGTTTGTCAAG GACCAGACGCTGTGGGCTTGTTTGGCTGCCATGGCAGTGGCCCACAAGGACATGAGCACGGCTGAGATTGCCTATGCAGCCATTGGTGAG ATTGACAAGGTGCAGTACATCAACTCCATCAAGGAGCTGCCCTCCAAGGAGTCCAGGCTGGCTCACATGCTGCTCTTCAGTGGGAACTGCCAGGAGGCTGAaaccctcctgctccaggctggcctGGTTTACCAAGCCATCCAAATCAACATTAACCTTTACAACTGGGAAAG agccctggagctggcagtgaagCACAGGACACACGTGGACACGGTCCTGGCTTACAGACGGAAATTcctggaggattttgggaaaaaagaaaccaaccaaAGGTTTTTGCAGTATGCAGAAGGT CTGGAAGTGGATTGGAATAAAATCAAAGCCAAAATCGAGATGGAAATTGCTAAAGAGAGAGAACgagcagcagccagtgctgcagggaggagcagtgTGACTGTGCAGCAATAA